From one Nitrospira sp. MA-1 genomic stretch:
- a CDS encoding sigma 54-interacting transcriptional regulator — translation MSGSLPDPAFLSVFDALIFQKTAERFDHLGDLPSWFPPPGLRQDPDLPPEQLMDRSFFLQHFLHEAREWWESGRTGQCKSGLWSEPALFGEDVVLEATAVRHRSLRYVILQRFGPDILPIQPLLQKAREEQLSHRQAVNQHERTEAQLGSRLAKSEQERDDVMAVLDGLGLGTIMLNANRAVTFISGKASELLQTDPARMIGRTLVEGFPWKPADSVRVEEMGRLPRSQRQVVPVVMDGKNHSATALEVEVQDDPRDPRKTILLLKDVSEMEALRRQLVGPTQFHNLVGKCPAMRAVYERIGDIAVVDVPVLIDGETGTGKELVARALHQLSPRHEHPFLPVNCAGLTDSLLGSQLFGHKRGAFTGATSDHEGFFESAEGGTLLLDEIGDMPLPIQTTLLRVLQEGEIIRLGESRPRKVNVRVLAATNQPLQELVDRGAFRADLLYRIRVARLRLPPLRERREDIPLLSTAFFEKSRVAFGKMQVLGIAPETMQRFLRYSWPGNVRELQAALEYALIHCRSENILPTDLPPELCDVFPAVQSSPLLKPNERQRILDALAQTKGKRAQAAKLVGMSRSTFYRRLTELNIAHEESSI, via the coding sequence ATGTCCGGTTCCTTACCCGATCCTGCTTTCCTCAGTGTCTTTGATGCGTTAATTTTTCAAAAAACTGCAGAACGGTTCGACCATTTGGGTGACCTTCCCAGTTGGTTTCCTCCGCCTGGCTTGAGACAGGACCCCGACTTGCCTCCTGAGCAGCTAATGGACCGTTCATTTTTTCTTCAACATTTTCTCCATGAAGCCCGGGAATGGTGGGAATCCGGCAGGACGGGACAATGTAAGTCCGGTTTATGGAGCGAACCCGCATTATTTGGGGAAGACGTCGTCCTGGAAGCCACTGCCGTCCGTCATCGGTCTCTCCGGTATGTCATTCTGCAACGCTTTGGACCCGATATCCTTCCTATCCAGCCCTTGCTGCAAAAGGCACGTGAAGAACAGCTTTCACATCGTCAGGCTGTCAACCAACATGAACGCACCGAAGCCCAACTGGGCAGTCGTTTAGCGAAAAGCGAACAAGAACGGGATGATGTGATGGCTGTGCTTGACGGTTTGGGATTGGGGACCATCATGCTCAATGCGAATCGTGCCGTGACCTTTATCAGTGGAAAGGCCAGCGAGTTATTGCAAACGGATCCGGCCAGAATGATCGGACGCACTCTTGTTGAGGGTTTTCCGTGGAAACCAGCGGATAGTGTTCGGGTCGAGGAAATGGGACGGTTGCCGAGGTCGCAACGTCAGGTTGTGCCGGTGGTGATGGATGGCAAAAACCATTCTGCAACCGCGTTGGAAGTTGAGGTTCAAGATGATCCGCGAGATCCGAGAAAAACCATTCTATTATTAAAAGATGTCAGCGAGATGGAAGCGTTGCGCCGTCAATTGGTGGGGCCAACACAATTTCACAATCTGGTTGGAAAATGTCCCGCCATGCGCGCGGTGTATGAGCGGATTGGAGACATCGCCGTGGTGGATGTGCCGGTGCTCATTGATGGGGAAACTGGGACTGGCAAAGAATTGGTTGCCCGGGCTTTGCATCAATTAAGCCCGCGTCACGAACATCCATTCTTACCCGTCAATTGCGCCGGATTGACAGATTCGCTGTTGGGGAGTCAATTGTTTGGGCACAAACGCGGCGCCTTTACCGGAGCGACGAGTGACCATGAAGGATTTTTCGAATCGGCTGAAGGCGGCACGTTATTGTTAGATGAAATCGGAGATATGCCGTTACCCATTCAGACCACCCTGCTCCGTGTGCTTCAAGAGGGAGAAATTATTCGTCTCGGGGAGTCTCGCCCACGGAAAGTGAATGTCCGGGTATTGGCGGCCACTAATCAGCCTCTTCAGGAATTGGTTGACAGGGGTGCCTTTCGTGCAGATTTACTCTATCGGATTCGTGTCGCACGATTACGGCTTCCTCCACTGCGAGAGCGCCGAGAGGATATTCCCTTGTTAAGTACGGCTTTTTTCGAAAAAAGCCGTGTCGCATTTGGCAAGATGCAGGTTCTCGGTATAGCTCCGGAAACGATGCAGCGGTTCTTACGTTATTCCTGGCCGGGGAATGTCCGTGAATTACAAGCGGCCTTGGAATATGCATTGATACATTGCCGGAGTGAAAACATCCTTCCGACCGATCTACCTCCTGAGTTGTGCGACGTTTTTCCGGCTGTTCAGTCATCGCCGTTGTTAAAACCGAATGAACGCCAGCGAATCCTTGATGCCCTGGCACAAACAAAAGGAAAACGTGCGCAAGCCGCAAAACTGGTCGGTATGAGCCGTTCTACCTTTTATCGACGTTTAACAGAGTTGAATATTGCTCACGAGGAATCGTCCATCTGA
- the mscL gene encoding large-conductance mechanosensitive channel protein MscL produces MLKEFKEFAMRGNVVDMAVGVIIGGAFGTIAKSLVADVLMPPIGLLLGGVDFSNLFLTLKDGVPPGPYLALSDAQAAGAVTMNYGVFLNSVISFLIVAFSVFMVIKAINQMKREEKEAPPADPTTKECKFCQMTIPIKALRCGHCTSELAKTA; encoded by the coding sequence ATGCTTAAAGAGTTCAAAGAGTTTGCCATGCGAGGCAATGTTGTCGATATGGCCGTCGGTGTCATTATTGGAGGGGCCTTCGGCACCATTGCCAAATCGCTGGTGGCCGATGTGTTGATGCCCCCTATTGGACTCTTGTTGGGTGGCGTTGATTTTTCCAACCTGTTTCTCACCCTTAAGGACGGAGTGCCTCCAGGGCCCTATCTGGCATTGTCCGATGCTCAGGCAGCGGGAGCGGTCACCATGAATTATGGAGTGTTTCTCAATTCGGTTATTAGCTTTCTTATTGTGGCCTTTTCCGTTTTTATGGTGATTAAAGCCATTAATCAGATGAAACGTGAAGAAAAAGAGGCCCCGCCTGCGGATCCCACAACGAAAGAATGCAAATTTTGTCAGATGACGATTCCGATAAAGGCTCTACGGTGTGGTCATTGCACCTCGGAGTTGGCCAAAACTGCCTAA
- a CDS encoding cytochrome b N-terminal domain-containing protein produces MASRLYQWIDQRLKLKPLEQTLLNEPIPGGASWNYIFGSATLFLFGLQALTGMFLMVYYVPATDHAYDTVQYIQHEVWGGWFVRGLHHWGASAVMMAIGLHMLQVFFDGAYKRPRELMWFVGIILLAIMLGFGFTGYLLPWDQNAYWATQVGINMVGSVPLIGDFLVKILRGGETLGALTISRFFAIHVAFLPAAIMFGIMLHLFILRRVGPAGPHDEAKAKAGSETFYPRQVFMDAVVMLVVFGIVSLLAFSVEFPLADRADPSDHSFIPVPEWYFLFFYQLLKYAPGAWGPLATWLLPTLFFTGLLLLPFLDRNPERQPSSRRVVLGAGLGFLIIVFGLLSISLRDLYAVPKRDPSVVRGIALVEQFHCKTCHRIHGEGVNVAPDLSFVADRRPDRDWHLQHFKDPQSVSPGSFMPKFPLNDKQLNDLTNYILTLKSE; encoded by the coding sequence ATGGCCTCACGTCTGTATCAGTGGATCGACCAGCGCCTGAAATTAAAGCCCCTGGAGCAAACCCTCCTGAATGAGCCCATTCCCGGCGGTGCCAGCTGGAACTATATCTTCGGCTCCGCCACCCTTTTCCTCTTTGGATTACAAGCACTCACTGGCATGTTTCTCATGGTGTATTACGTGCCCGCGACTGACCATGCCTACGATACCGTTCAGTATATTCAACATGAAGTGTGGGGGGGATGGTTTGTCCGTGGCCTGCATCATTGGGGCGCCTCGGCCGTCATGATGGCCATCGGGCTCCATATGTTGCAGGTCTTTTTTGACGGCGCGTATAAACGCCCTCGGGAACTCATGTGGTTTGTCGGGATCATCTTGTTAGCCATCATGTTGGGGTTCGGATTCACCGGGTATTTGCTACCCTGGGATCAAAACGCCTATTGGGCGACCCAGGTCGGGATTAACATGGTTGGCAGCGTTCCGCTTATTGGTGATTTCCTCGTGAAAATCCTTCGAGGAGGCGAAACTCTTGGCGCCTTGACCATTTCACGGTTTTTTGCGATTCACGTCGCTTTTCTTCCGGCCGCGATTATGTTCGGGATCATGCTCCATCTCTTTATTCTCCGGAGGGTTGGACCTGCCGGTCCTCATGATGAAGCAAAAGCCAAAGCCGGAAGTGAAACATTCTATCCACGGCAAGTCTTCATGGATGCCGTGGTGATGCTTGTCGTGTTTGGAATCGTATCGCTGCTGGCATTCAGCGTGGAATTCCCATTGGCTGATCGGGCGGATCCTTCGGACCATTCATTTATTCCCGTCCCGGAATGGTATTTTCTGTTTTTTTACCAGCTTCTCAAATATGCTCCCGGGGCATGGGGACCTCTGGCCACCTGGCTCCTTCCCACACTTTTTTTTACCGGATTGCTGCTCCTGCCCTTTCTAGATCGTAACCCTGAGCGACAACCGTCCTCACGCCGGGTCGTATTGGGGGCGGGATTGGGTTTTTTGATTATCGTATTCGGCCTGTTGAGTATTTCCCTCCGTGACCTGTATGCCGTTCCCAAACGTGATCCTTCGGTGGTTCGAGGTATTGCCTTAGTGGAACAATTCCATTGCAAAACCTGTCATCGCATTCACGGGGAAGGTGTGAATGTTGCCCCAGACCTTTCTTTTGTCGCCGATCGACGACCGGACCGGGATTGGCATCTTCAACATTTTAAGGATCCGCAATCCGTTTCCCCAGGATCCTTCATGCCAAAATTTCCTCTAAACGACAAACAGCTAAACGACCTCACCAATTACATACTGACTCTCAAGAGTGAATAA
- a CDS encoding ubiquinol-cytochrome c reductase iron-sulfur subunit — translation MEDGLSTPVGTRRSFFVKTTVFISSLIGISLAVPLIGYIITPAFQRRKKEWMSLGKADALPVGEPKAMDYTMTEKDGWQETQTTKGVWAVKQSNGEVTVFSPICPHLGCGYRWDQQDRLFKCPCHGSIYDLEGTVKAGPAPRPLDTLPSKIENGELLVQYEEFKSGLAKKVEL, via the coding sequence ATGGAAGATGGCTTATCCACCCCGGTGGGAACCCGCCGGTCCTTCTTTGTAAAAACCACCGTGTTCATTTCCTCCCTTATCGGAATCTCCCTTGCAGTCCCGTTAATCGGATACATCATCACCCCCGCCTTTCAACGACGAAAGAAAGAATGGATGTCACTGGGTAAAGCCGATGCATTACCAGTTGGTGAACCCAAGGCGATGGATTACACCATGACCGAAAAGGATGGATGGCAGGAAACCCAAACCACGAAAGGCGTGTGGGCGGTGAAACAGTCCAATGGAGAGGTGACGGTCTTTTCACCCATCTGTCCGCATTTAGGCTGTGGGTATCGATGGGATCAACAGGACCGTCTCTTTAAATGCCCCTGCCATGGAAGTATTTATGACCTTGAGGGAACCGTGAAGGCAGGGCCCGCTCCACGCCCTCTGGACACGCTGCCATCCAAAATAGAAAATGGCGAATTGCTCGTTCAGTACGAAGAATTTAAATCCGGTCTGGCGAAGAAAGTTGAACTCTAA